The stretch of DNA TTATGATTTTAGAGTAGACGGACCACTAGCATAATATTGTTTTGCTTTTCGCTGTAAAGCCATTATTTCCTGCATGTATGTACCATAAAGGAAATTATAGCAAATTTTTTAAGTATTAGAAAGCTATTCCTGGCGTAAATTTTGACATATACAGAAAATTACATTATTATAATAGTATAGATAAATTCTCTTTACCTTACTCGTTGCCAAGCAAGAATTTTTTTGTAAGTCAGCCGCAGCTAGTAGGTGATCCATTTAATTACATGTAAGCAAAGGGGGATTAACGAATGAACGCAGTACAATACAAAAAAATTCTGGTCCCTGTCGACGGTTCTCCCAACTCCTATAAGGCAGTCCAGCACGCCGGCTACCTGGCCGCTTGCACCGGCGCCACCGTAGGCTTGTTGCATGTTATGATTTCTTTTAAGGATTTACAGGTATATGCACCGCTGGGAACCACGTATATTCCGGAAGACTTTATGGAAAATGCCGAGGAGTTTGGCAAGCATGTCCTGGCGGAGGCGGCTCAAATGCTGCCGCCGGAAGTGCACAGCACCACCTTTCTGGAACTGGGTTCACCGGCAGAGCGGATTCCCGGCTTTGCCCAGACCCAAGGCTACGATGTCATTGTGATGGGCCGGCGTGGCCTGGGTGTACTGAAAGAGCTAGTCATGGGCAGCGTGAGCCATTATGTTTTACATCATGCCAAGTGCCCGGTTATGGTCATTAAATAAATTACACATATAAAGAGAGGCGCCCGGAGTGATTACCGCTCCGGAACGCCTCTCTTTTTTATTTAATGCACAGGTCCTCGCCATTCATCAGTTTTTTCATATTTTTCATCGGACACATCTTGCCGCACATGGTACAGGTATCTTCCGCTTCCGGTGCCGACGATTCCCGATAGCGTCTGGCTTTTTCCGGATCAATAGCCAGTTCGATCATTTTGGGGAAGTTAACATCGGCCCTGGCTGCACTCATCGCATTATCCCATTCGCGGGCACCCGGAATTCCCTTGGCGATATCCGCTGCATGAGCGGCAATCCGTGAGGCGATAATTCCTTCCTTCATATCCTCCAGATCAGGCAGTCTGAGATGCTCCGCCGGCGTGACATAGCACAAAAAGTCGGCGCCGTTAGCTGCCGCGATAGCTCCGCCGATAGCACTGGTGATATGATCATAGCCGGGCGCCACATCAGTCACCAGCGGTCCCAGCACATAGAACGGTGCGCCATGGCACAACCGCTTTTCCAGCATCATGTTGCCGGCAATTTCATTAAGCGCCATATGGCCGGGTCCTTCAATCATAACCTGAACATTTCGTTCCCAGGCCCGTTTAGTCAGCTCTCCCAGTGTAATTAACTCTTCAATCTGCGATGCGTCGGTGGCGTCCTGGATACAGCCCGGCCGGCAGGCATCGCCCAAACTGATGGTTACATCATATTGTTCGCACAGGTCCAGCAGTCTATCGTATTGCTCATAAAAAGGATTTTCCCGCTGATTGAGTTCCATCCAGGCAAACAATAGCGAACCGCCCCGGGAAACAATGTGGGTAAGCCGCTTATTTCGTTTGATACGTTCGGCCGTAGCCCGGTTTATGCCACA from Propionispora hippei DSM 15287 encodes:
- a CDS encoding universal stress protein, producing MNAVQYKKILVPVDGSPNSYKAVQHAGYLAACTGATVGLLHVMISFKDLQVYAPLGTTYIPEDFMENAEEFGKHVLAEAAQMLPPEVHSTTFLELGSPAERIPGFAQTQGYDVIVMGRRGLGVLKELVMGSVSHYVLHHAKCPVMVIK
- the thiC gene encoding phosphomethylpyrimidine synthase ThiC, which codes for MNYTTQMDAAKQGIITRQMELVAQKERMEVTRLRDLIAEGKVVIPANKHHTNLDPEGVGAGLRTKINVNLGVSKDCCDLDLELEKARKAIDLKAEAIMDLSCYGKTQEFRRKLIDFSPAMIGTVPMYDAVGMLDKELKDITADEFFRVVERHAQDGVDFMTIHCGINRATAERIKRNKRLTHIVSRGGSLLFAWMELNQRENPFYEQYDRLLDLCEQYDVTISLGDACRPGCIQDATDASQIEELITLGELTKRAWERNVQVMIEGPGHMALNEIAGNMMLEKRLCHGAPFYVLGPLVTDVAPGYDHITSAIGGAIAAANGADFLCYVTPAEHLRLPDLEDMKEGIIASRIAAHAADIAKGIPGAREWDNAMSAARADVNFPKMIELAIDPEKARRYRESSAPEAEDTCTMCGKMCPMKNMKKLMNGEDLCIK